The window CGTCATGGGCATCCTCGCCGCGCTCCACGTGCGCGACACCACCGGCAAGGGCCAGATCATCGACGCGGCGCTCTACGAAAGCGTGCTGCAGATCACCGAGAGCCTGGTTTCAGAATACGACAGCTCGGGCTTCATCCGCGAGCGCACTGGCTCGATCCTGCCGGGCATCGCGCCCTCCAACGTCTATTATTGCAGCGACGGCGAATACATGATCGGGGCCAACGCCGATCCCTTGTGGAAGCGCCTGTCGGCCGCCATGGGCAAGCCGGAACTGGGTGATGATCCGCGCTATGCCACCCACATCGCACGCGGGCAGAACCAGACCGAACTCGACGAGATGATCAACGCCTGGACCAAGGGCTACACCATCGAGGAGATGGACGCGCTGATGAGCGAGTACGGCATTCCCGCCGGCCGCGTCTACCGCGCGCCCGAGATGCTCGCCGACCCGCACTTCCAGGCCCGCGAGGCCATCGTCGAAGTCGAGACCGAAACCCACGGCAAGCTCAAGATGCAGAACGCCTTCCCCAAGCTGTCGGCCACGCCCAGCTGCATTCGTCGTCCGGCACCCTCGCGCGTTGGCCAGCACAACGCGGAGATCTATGGCGAACTGCTGGGTCTCGATGCCGAGGCGCTCGCCAGGATGGAAGCCGATGGGATCGTCTGATCCTCAAGGCTTTTGAGACCACATACGATGGCGCGGCGATCCTGCGATTGCCGCGCCATCTTGTTTTCGCCTTCCCCGACCCGATATCGGAACCCTGGGAAGGAGACGTAGCATGATCTTCAGAACTTCACCCATGGCGTCCGCAGCGCTCCTTGCGGCCTGTGCCGCGCTTGGCCTTGGTGCCTGTTCGCCGGAGCCCGCCAAAGAATACACGGCCGACGTCGAGGACAAGAGCGGGGGCGAACTGATCGTCACCGACGTCGACGAGACCGGCGTGGACGTGAAGGTGCCCGACACGCCGATGACCAACGTGCCGCCCGAGGACAAGGCCGGCAACTAGGCGGTCAATTAGGCCAAAGCCCTTTCCTCAGGCCAGCAAGGCAACCGAAACCGCGTGAAGCGGAGCGCCTTGCGCCTCGTAGGCCGAGAGGTTGGCGACGGTCGTCTCGGCAATCGCGGTCATCGCCTCGCGCGTGAAGAAGCCCTGGTGGCCGGTGATGAGGACATTGGGAAAGGTCATCAGGCGCACGAAGACATCGTCGCGAATGACCGTGTCGGAGAGGTTCTCGAAAAAGAGATCGCCCTCCTCCTCGTAGACGTCGAGCCCGACGTTGCCGACCTTGCCACTCTTGAGCCCGGCAATGACCGCGCGGGCGTCCATCACCGCGCCCCGGCTCGTGTTGATGAGCATGACGCCCGGCTTCATGCGCGCGATTGCGCCACGCCCGATGAGGTGATGGGTGGCGGGCGTGAGCGGGCAGTGGAGGCTGATGATGTCGCAGCGCCCCAGGAGATCATCGAACGAGGTGTATTCGCCGCCCAGCTGCGCCAGTTCAGGGCTGGGCGAAGGGTCGCTTGCCAGCACCTCGCAGCCAAAGCCCTTCAGTATCCGCGCGACGTTGAGGCCGATGCGCCCGGTCCCGACGATCCCGGCGGTCTTGCCCCGCATGTCGAAGCCGAGCAGCCCGTCGAGCGCGAAGTTGCCCTCGCGCACCCGCGCATAGGCCTTGTGGATGCGCCGGTTGAGCGCGAGCATGAGTGCGACGGCGTGCTCGGCAATGGCGTCGGGCGAATAGGCGGGAACCCGCGCCAGAGCGATCTTGAGCCGGGCCGCGGCCTCCAGGTCGACGTTGTTGAACCCTGAACAGCGCAGCGCAACAAGGCGAATGCCGTGTCGCGCGAGGATCTCCAGCTCAGGCTTTCCCAGCGCATCGTTGACGAAGGCGCAGACCGCCTCGAAGCCCTGTGCAAAATGCGCCGAATGGGCCGACAACCGGGTATCGAAAAACGTCAGTTCGTGTGGGCTTCCGGCCAGCCGATTGGCCTCCTCCAGGAATGTCCGATCGTACGAACGCGTGCTGAAGACGACGACCTTCATGCTTTATCCTCCCCGAGGTCCGAAGACCGCCACCGGTGCAATCATTCGTAACATCCGTGCTGCATTGCACAAGGCCCGAGGGGGCGATAGGCTTGCCCCGCGCCCGCACCGGGCACGCCATCGCGCAGGGGGACAAGGGTCTTGCTCGAAGCGAAAATTCCCGAAGATCGGGGCTGGCATGCCCTCGATCCCGTCACTGTCGCCGCCGATCTGGGAGCGGGCAGCGCCGGGCTCTCCGGGTCCGAGGCTGCCCGCCGCCTCGAACGCTACGGCCCCAATCTTCTTCCCCGCGTAAAGCCGCCGCATCCGCTCATGCGGTTTGCCGCGCAGTTCAACAACGCGCTTATCTATTTCCTCCTGGCTTCGGCGGCGGCCGCCTTCGTGCTCGACCACGCGATCGATGCCGGTGTGATCCTTGCCGTGGTCCTCATCAATGCCTTCGTCGGCGTGATCCAGGAGGGCAAGGCGGAGAAGGCGCTCGCAGGGATGGAGAACCTTGTCGGCGAGGAAGCCCATGTCCTTCGCGACGGGCACCGCCAGCCCGTCCCCGCCGGAAGTCTGGTGCCGGGCGACACGGTCCTTGTCGAGGCAGGCGACCGGGTGCCTGCGGACCTTCGCATCGTGCGCGCCCGCGCGCTCTCGATCGAGGAAGCCGCACTCACCGGGGAATCGGTCGCCGCCGATAAGCAGGAGGAGGCCGTCGAGCCCGATGCGCCGCTCGCCGAGCGCACGTCGATGGCCTATTCGGGCACACTTGTCGTGCGCGGGCAGGCGACAGGCATTGTCGTCGCGACCGGCGCCAGCACCCAGATCGGCAAGATCGGCGCTCTCCTCCAGTCGGTGCCGCGCCTTGTCACCCCGCTCCTGAAGCAGATCGACCAGTTCGGCACACGCCTCACGCTCCTCATCCTCATGGGCAGCGCCGCGCTCTTCGCATTTTCGGTGACCGCGCGCTCCTACCCCTGGGTCGATGCCCTCATCGCTGTTGTCGCGCTGGCGGTCGGCGCAATCCCCGAAGGGCTCCCCGCCGTCATCACCATCACGCTGGCCATCGGCGTCCAGCGCATGGCGCGGCGCAAGGCGGTGATCCGCAAGCTCCCGGCGGTCGAGACGCTGGGCGCGACCTCGGTCATCTGCAGCGACAAGACCGGCACGCTCACCCGCAACGCGATGACCGTGACCCGCCTCTTCACGCCTGAGGGGGAGTGGCTGGTTTCGGGCAGCGGCTATGCCCCCGAAGGTGCGATCAAGGCCCGGGAGCACGAGACCGCTCGTCCCGGCGAGATTCTGAACTGCGGCGCACTGTGCAACGATGCGCGCCTCCACCACGAAGACGGCAACTGGAGCGTGGTGGGCGATCCCATGGAGGGCGCGCTCCTCGCGCTCGCTGGCAAGGCCGGGCTCGACACCGCCGAACTCCATGCGGACTGGACGCGCCTCGACGAAATTCCCTTCGATGCGGCCTACCGCCTGATGGCAACACTGGTGCGCAGCCCTAAGGGCGAGGCCATCGCCTTCGTCAAGGGCGCGCCGGAAGCGGTGCTCGCGCTGGGCGCGGCAGGCACCGATTTCGAGCGCTGGCACGGCATCACCCGCCAGGCCGCCGCCCAAGGTGAGCGCATCCTGGGCTTTGCCGCCATCACGCTTGCGCCGGGCACCACCCGCCTGCGCTTCGAGGACCTGCAGGGCGCGCGCATCCTGGGTCTCATGGCCTTCGTAGATCCGCCGCGCGAAGAGGCCCGCATCGCCATCGGCGAATGCCGCTCGGCCGGAATTGCGGTCAAGATGATCACCGGAGACCATGCCGCAACGGCCGTGGCCATTGCCCGGCAGCTCGAGATCGAGGACGAACCGCGCGCGCTCACCGGCGCGCAGATCGAGGCCATGAGCGACGAGGAACTGCGCCGCGAGGTGCCCGAAGTCGCCGTGTTCGCGCGCGCCAGTCCCGAGCACAAGCTGCGTATCGTGCGTGCGCTCCAGTCGCACGGCCAGATCGTCGCGATGACCGGCGACGGGGTCAACGATGCGCCCTCGCTGCGCCAGGCCGATGTCGGCACGGCCATGGGCGCCAGCGGCACGCAGGCCGCGCGCGAGGCCTCGGAAATGGTGCTTCTCGACGACAACTTCGCCTCCATCGTCGCGGCCGTGCGCGAGGGACGCACCGTCTACGACAACATCCGCAAGGTCATCGCCTGGACGCTGCCCACCAACGGCGGCGAAATCATCGCCGTGGTCCTGGCGATCATCCTCGACCTTGCCCTGCCGATGACCGCAACGCAGATCCTGTGGATCAACCTCATCACCTCGGTCACGCTGGGCCTCGTGCTCGCCTTCGAACCTTCCGAGCCGGGCATCATGGAACGTGCGCCGCGCGCCAAGGACAGCCCCTTGCTGTCCGGCTTCATCCTGTGGCGCGTGGGCCTCGTCTCGCTGCTCTTCGCCGTGGCGCTGCTGGGGGTCTACTTCGCCGCCCTCAACACGGGAACGGACATCGCGACGACCCGCACGATGGTGGTCAACATGCTGGTGATCGCGGAGATCTTCTACCTCTTCAACGTGCGCTACATGCATGTTCAGTCACTCAGCTGGCACGGGATCCTGGGCACGCGTGCGGTGCTCGTCGCGGTAGGCACGGTTGCGCTGGCGCAAGTGTGCTTCACCTACCTCCCGCCGTTCCAGGCCGTGTTCGAGACCCGCCCGCTCAGCTTCACGCAAGGGGCAACGCTCATCGCGATCGGCGCTGTGATCTTCATTCTCCTGGAGCTCGAGAAACTGCTGGTCCGGCGCCTGGGCTGGTTTGCCGAACTCGACTGATCTCGCCCCTCCCTGGCCCGGCTTGCTGATCCTTCACGGGTTGCGCGCAACGAAAATCTGTGTCCAACTGGATCGTATCGCATGCCCATGCGTTGCAGTTGATGCGCGATTGTACGCGCAGGGCTCCAGACACGCGATACGAGAGGGAGGGCAGTGGCTGTGCACACGGCGCTTGGCGAACACGGCATGATCGGCGACACGCGCTCGAGCGCCCTTGTCGACCGTACCGGCACGATCACCCGCCTGACCTGGCACGTACCGGGCGCGGCCGCCCCGCTCCACGCCCAGGACCTGCGCCCGGGCGGCATTTCGGCGTTCCGGCTCGAAGACGCGCAGCCGCTGGCGCAAAGCTACCGCGCGGGCACGACCATTCTCGACACCTACTTCGCAGGGCCTACCGGCGCAATCAAGCTGACCGACTTCATGCCCGTGGCCCTGCCCGGCCCTGGCGATGCGGACGAGGCGGGCGGCGGCATCCGGGACGGCGCGCGCATCGTGCGCTTCCTGACCTGCACGCGCGGCACCATGGCGGGCCGCCTCATTCTCAACCTCGATGGCCAGGCGCGCGCGCCGGAGCAACTGGCGCCGAACCTTTGGACGGTGCCGCTGGGCGAGATCACGCTGCGTCTTGAAGGCGCGCTCGACATTGCGGTCAATGGTAGCCGCCTTGCCATGCCCTTCACGCTGAAAGCCGGGGAACAGGCGCATCTGGCGCTATCCTGCGATGCAGGAACCCAGGCCGAACAGGTCCGCAGCGTCTCGGCGGCCCGCAAGGCGCTGGCGCAATGCGACGCCTTCTGGCGCGCCGAGGGCGCCCCCACCCAGGGCGCGAGTTCGCCCCGGGCCTGAGCCCCTGCGTTTACTCGGCCGCGAGGGCCTCTTCGCGCGCAGCTTCGTCTTGGGCGGGGACCCGGGCGAGGAGCATCTTGATCAGCCCGAAGCACATGAGCAGCAGGACCGCGGCAAAGGGCAGGCCCGTCACGATGGCCGCTGTCTTCAGCGCCTGCAGCCCCCCCCCGTAGAGCAGCGCCCCGGCAAGCGCGCCGATCGAGATTGCCCAGGTCACGCGCGGTACGAAGCCCGCCTCATGATGCCCGCCCGAGGCGATCATCGCGGTGACGAGCGCGCCCGAATCCGCCGAGGTCACGAAGAACGTGGTCACGATCACCACGGCCAGCCCCGACACGATTCCGCTCAGGGGAAAGTTGCCGAGGAAGGCAAACAGGGCATCAGGCATCGAGGCGTTGACCGCCTCGGACAGGCCCCCGGCCCCGAACAGCTCGATATGAAGCGCGGTATCGCCTAAGATGGTCATCCAGGCGAACGTCACGAGACTGGGGACGATGAGCACGCCCGAAATGAACTCGCGCACCGTGCGGCCATAGGAAATGCGCGCGATGAAGATGCCCACGAAAGGCGACCAGCTCACCCACCAGGCATAGTAGAACATCGTCCAGCTGCTCTGCCAGTCCTCGTCGGTGTAGCTCTCGGTCCAGGTCGAGAGATAGATGAAGCGCTGGAAATAGTAGCCCAGGTTCTGGATGAAACTGTCGAGCAGGTAGACCGTGGGGCCGACCACGAAGACGAACAGCGCCAGCAGCAGCGCCAACCCCATGTTGAGCTCGGAGAGGCGCTTGATGCCAGCGTCGAGCCCCATCGCCACGGACAGCGTGGCGAGCGCGGTCACGACGACAATGATGATGGCGCGGACCATGCCCCCCTCGGGCGCGCCGAAGAGGAGGGTCAGCCCGGCGTTGATCTGCGAGGCGCCGAAGCCCAGCGAGGCGGCCACCCCGCACACGGTCGCGGTGATCGCCATGATGTCGACCAGATCGACGACCAGCGTCGGGATGCGCGGGAAGGCTGCGCGCAGGAACGTGCCCAGGTTGAGCGGCAGCTTGCGGTTGTAGGCGATATAGGCGAGCCCCAGGCCGATGATCGCGTAGATCGACCAGGCATGCAGGCCCCAGTGCAGGTAAGTGAGCCCCATGGCATGCTGCGCATTGCGCGCAAGACCCTGAGGCAGTGTGGCGCCGGGATCGGAGAACGAGGAAATCGGCGGATTGGAGAAGTGCATGATCGGCTCGGCGACACCGTAGAAGAGCAGGCCGATGCCCATCCCTGCACTGAACAGCATCGCGAACCAGCTGGTCGCGCTGTAGGTGGGCTTCGCATCCGCTCCGCCAAGGCGCACATGCCCGATCCGCGAGATGGCGAGAAACGCGCTCGTAACCAGCATGACATTGGCCGTCGCCACGAAAAGCCAGCCAAAATTATGGGTCGCAAAGGCCTGAATGGCCTCGAAACGGGCGGTAGCAACATCTGTATCGTAGAGCGCGAAGACTATGAGCCCACCGATCGCGGCAATTGCGCCAAAGAACACGCCAGGTTTAAAATCTGCAATCGGACTGGATACATTGCTGCCTTGACTTGCCACCCGGACGACACCCCCAACACTGAAATGAGATTTACTTAGCCTGTTCAAAATATCAGAAATAATAAACCAAATAGCGAATTGAATATCATATCAAAATTCGCGTTGTGGAATTGAGTTTATCACATCCCGAAACGGCTTCTAAACCTGTCTACAAGCCGTGTGGTGATTATGCAACAACTGCCGAGAACCTGTAACTTTTCTCAAGCGCAAGGGTTGGCATGTACACGTTGATTGGATAGCTGACCTGCGCGGGCCACCAAGGTCTCATTTCCTTGCATGTCACCTCCCGGCATCTTGTCCCGCTTGGCAGCGCTGTCTCCCACGCGCTGCCCCGTCGCGAACGTTCCGAACAACAACAGGGGAACATACATGTTCAAGCATTGCACCGGCGCGTCCGTTGGCGCGCTGGCAATCGCTATCGCCACCCCGGTCGCAGCCCAGAATACTCCG is drawn from Novosphingobium decolorationis and contains these coding sequences:
- a CDS encoding CaiB/BaiF CoA transferase family protein, which translates into the protein MENTGALKGLRVVEMGQLLAGPFAGQLLGDMGADIIKVEPPGKGDPLRVWGQGEKKVSWEVVARNKRAVSANMRVPEGQKLVRELIRHADIVIENFRPGTMEKWGLDPRQLLEEQPSLIISRMSGYGQTGPYSSRAGFGGIGEAMGGWRYIVGEPDRAPSRMGVSIGDTLTATYGVMGILAALHVRDTTGKGQIIDAALYESVLQITESLVSEYDSSGFIRERTGSILPGIAPSNVYYCSDGEYMIGANADPLWKRLSAAMGKPELGDDPRYATHIARGQNQTELDEMINAWTKGYTIEEMDALMSEYGIPAGRVYRAPEMLADPHFQAREAIVEVETETHGKLKMQNAFPKLSATPSCIRRPAPSRVGQHNAEIYGELLGLDAEALARMEADGIV
- a CDS encoding trehalase-like domain-containing protein; its protein translation is MAVHTALGEHGMIGDTRSSALVDRTGTITRLTWHVPGAAAPLHAQDLRPGGISAFRLEDAQPLAQSYRAGTTILDTYFAGPTGAIKLTDFMPVALPGPGDADEAGGGIRDGARIVRFLTCTRGTMAGRLILNLDGQARAPEQLAPNLWTVPLGEITLRLEGALDIAVNGSRLAMPFTLKAGEQAHLALSCDAGTQAEQVRSVSAARKALAQCDAFWRAEGAPTQGASSPRA
- a CDS encoding BCCT family transporter, giving the protein MFFGAIAAIGGLIVFALYDTDVATARFEAIQAFATHNFGWLFVATANVMLVTSAFLAISRIGHVRLGGADAKPTYSATSWFAMLFSAGMGIGLLFYGVAEPIMHFSNPPISSFSDPGATLPQGLARNAQHAMGLTYLHWGLHAWSIYAIIGLGLAYIAYNRKLPLNLGTFLRAAFPRIPTLVVDLVDIMAITATVCGVAASLGFGASQINAGLTLLFGAPEGGMVRAIIIVVVTALATLSVAMGLDAGIKRLSELNMGLALLLALFVFVVGPTVYLLDSFIQNLGYYFQRFIYLSTWTESYTDEDWQSSWTMFYYAWWVSWSPFVGIFIARISYGRTVREFISGVLIVPSLVTFAWMTILGDTALHIELFGAGGLSEAVNASMPDALFAFLGNFPLSGIVSGLAVVIVTTFFVTSADSGALVTAMIASGGHHEAGFVPRVTWAISIGALAGALLYGGGLQALKTAAIVTGLPFAAVLLLMCFGLIKMLLARVPAQDEAAREEALAAE
- a CDS encoding 2-hydroxyacid dehydrogenase, which codes for MKVVVFSTRSYDRTFLEEANRLAGSPHELTFFDTRLSAHSAHFAQGFEAVCAFVNDALGKPELEILARHGIRLVALRCSGFNNVDLEAAARLKIALARVPAYSPDAIAEHAVALMLALNRRIHKAYARVREGNFALDGLLGFDMRGKTAGIVGTGRIGLNVARILKGFGCEVLASDPSPSPELAQLGGEYTSFDDLLGRCDIISLHCPLTPATHHLIGRGAIARMKPGVMLINTSRGAVMDARAVIAGLKSGKVGNVGLDVYEEEGDLFFENLSDTVIRDDVFVRLMTFPNVLITGHQGFFTREAMTAIAETTVANLSAYEAQGAPLHAVSVALLA
- a CDS encoding cation-translocating P-type ATPase, coding for MLEAKIPEDRGWHALDPVTVAADLGAGSAGLSGSEAARRLERYGPNLLPRVKPPHPLMRFAAQFNNALIYFLLASAAAAFVLDHAIDAGVILAVVLINAFVGVIQEGKAEKALAGMENLVGEEAHVLRDGHRQPVPAGSLVPGDTVLVEAGDRVPADLRIVRARALSIEEAALTGESVAADKQEEAVEPDAPLAERTSMAYSGTLVVRGQATGIVVATGASTQIGKIGALLQSVPRLVTPLLKQIDQFGTRLTLLILMGSAALFAFSVTARSYPWVDALIAVVALAVGAIPEGLPAVITITLAIGVQRMARRKAVIRKLPAVETLGATSVICSDKTGTLTRNAMTVTRLFTPEGEWLVSGSGYAPEGAIKAREHETARPGEILNCGALCNDARLHHEDGNWSVVGDPMEGALLALAGKAGLDTAELHADWTRLDEIPFDAAYRLMATLVRSPKGEAIAFVKGAPEAVLALGAAGTDFERWHGITRQAAAQGERILGFAAITLAPGTTRLRFEDLQGARILGLMAFVDPPREEARIAIGECRSAGIAVKMITGDHAATAVAIARQLEIEDEPRALTGAQIEAMSDEELRREVPEVAVFARASPEHKLRIVRALQSHGQIVAMTGDGVNDAPSLRQADVGTAMGASGTQAAREASEMVLLDDNFASIVAAVREGRTVYDNIRKVIAWTLPTNGGEIIAVVLAIILDLALPMTATQILWINLITSVTLGLVLAFEPSEPGIMERAPRAKDSPLLSGFILWRVGLVSLLFAVALLGVYFAALNTGTDIATTRTMVVNMLVIAEIFYLFNVRYMHVQSLSWHGILGTRAVLVAVGTVALAQVCFTYLPPFQAVFETRPLSFTQGATLIAIGAVIFILLELEKLLVRRLGWFAELD